From the Brevibacillus choshinensis genome, one window contains:
- a CDS encoding IDEAL domain-containing protein gives MEWPNFYSNAYGTNNQMVSGLLSEMVIDEQMRQYRKRTLYQEIDEALATKNKEVFLRLTDELKEIMAYEQA, from the coding sequence ATGGAGTGGCCAAATTTCTATTCCAACGCGTACGGAACAAACAATCAAATGGTATCCGGTTTGCTGTCGGAAATGGTGATAGACGAGCAGATGCGCCAGTATCGGAAGCGTACATTGTATCAAGAAATTGACGAAGCCTTGGCAACGAAAAATAAAGAAGTGTTCTTGCGCCTGACCGATGAATTAAAAGAAATCATGGCGTACGAGCAAGCGTAA
- a CDS encoding DUF2487 family protein produces the protein MQWNVNETENWEELRSFVDTALLPIYLYRGSKEVCEHVLRMNYLLNVAAAIEQKLKGRVLLYPVNYHFAEEQPAQQTPSGFVHNVLLHFRGDRVRVAELGTEGSVLTLPVGDEDLESSLRFEVTVDVLYKEIIRHWQQWSTQ, from the coding sequence ATGCAGTGGAATGTAAATGAAACTGAAAACTGGGAGGAGCTGCGGAGCTTTGTAGATACCGCACTTCTCCCTATTTATTTGTATCGTGGCAGCAAAGAAGTATGCGAGCATGTCCTGCGAATGAACTATTTGTTGAATGTGGCAGCCGCCATTGAACAAAAACTCAAAGGGAGAGTGCTGCTCTATCCAGTTAACTATCATTTTGCTGAAGAGCAGCCCGCCCAACAGACTCCTTCTGGTTTTGTGCACAACGTCTTGCTGCATTTCCGTGGTGATCGGGTTCGTGTAGCGGAACTAGGAACGGAAGGAAGTGTCCTGACGCTTCCTGTAGGGGATGAAGACCTGGAATCTTCCTTGCGATTTGAGGTGACTGTCGATGTCTTGTATAAAGAAATAATTCGTCATTGGCAGCAGTGGAGTACGCAATAG
- a CDS encoding ubiquinol-cytochrome c reductase iron-sulfur subunit, translating to MGDKREISRRTFLNYALMGTGGFLAAGMITPMIRFAVDPLLQGHAGGDKVAVGSPDEFNADPKRVEFKVHTKDGWYESESTLSAWVTKNDKGEILALSPICKHLGCTVDWNTSPEHPNQYFCPCHMGRYTINGEHILGTPPTVSLDEYETEVKDGKLYLGKVKGNPRPGVTG from the coding sequence ATGGGCGACAAACGCGAAATTTCCAGACGTACATTCTTGAACTACGCTCTGATGGGAACTGGCGGGTTCCTTGCAGCGGGTATGATCACTCCAATGATTCGCTTTGCGGTTGACCCCTTGCTACAAGGACATGCAGGTGGAGATAAAGTGGCAGTTGGCAGTCCGGATGAGTTTAATGCCGACCCGAAACGTGTTGAATTTAAGGTACATACCAAGGACGGTTGGTATGAATCAGAATCTACACTTTCTGCATGGGTAACCAAAAACGACAAGGGTGAGATCCTCGCTCTGTCCCCGATCTGTAAGCATTTGGGTTGTACAGTAGACTGGAACACCAGTCCTGAACATCCAAATCAGTATTTCTGTCCGTGCCACATGGGCCGTTATACCATTAACGGTGAACACATCTTGGGAACGCCTCCGACAGTATCCCTCGATGAGTACGAGACGGAAGTAAAAGATGGAAAGCTGTATCTGGGGAAAGTAAAAGGAAATCCTCGTCCGGGGGTGACAGGCTAA
- the qcrB gene encoding menaquinol-cytochrome c reductase cytochrome b subunit, which translates to MLQKMYDWVDERLNITPMWRDLADHEVPEHVNPAHHFSAFVYCFGGLTFFITVIQILSGMFLTMYYVPDIINAYESVNYLQNEVAFGVIVRGMHHWGASLVIVMMFLHTLRVFFTGSYKKPRELNWVVGMLIFFTMLGLGFTGYLLPWDNTAYFATKVGLEIANSVPFIGPYVKMLLTGGDIVGAQTLSRFFAIHVFFLPGALLGLLGAHFVMIRAQGISGPL; encoded by the coding sequence ATGTTACAGAAAATGTATGATTGGGTCGATGAGCGCCTGAACATTACTCCAATGTGGCGTGATTTGGCAGACCATGAAGTACCTGAGCACGTGAACCCGGCGCATCATTTTTCCGCTTTCGTTTACTGCTTTGGGGGCCTAACGTTCTTTATTACCGTTATTCAAATCTTGTCTGGTATGTTTTTGACGATGTACTATGTGCCAGACATCATCAATGCGTATGAGTCCGTTAATTACCTGCAGAATGAAGTTGCCTTCGGGGTAATCGTACGCGGTATGCATCACTGGGGCGCCAGCTTGGTCATTGTGATGATGTTCCTACATACGTTGCGTGTATTCTTTACAGGTTCTTACAAGAAACCTCGTGAGCTGAACTGGGTTGTGGGGATGTTGATTTTCTTCACCATGCTTGGTCTCGGTTTCACAGGATATCTGTTACCATGGGATAACACTGCATACTTTGCAACCAAAGTAGGTCTGGAGATCGCAAACTCCGTTCCGTTCATTGGTCCTTATGTCAAAATGTTGCTGACAGGTGGAGACATCGTAGGGGCACAGACGCTTTCCCGCTTCTTCGCGATCCACGTGTTCTTCCTGCCAGGTGCACTGCTTGGCCTGTTGGGAGCTCACTTTGTCATGATTCGCGCTCAAGGTATTTCCGGTCCACTATAA
- a CDS encoding menaquinol-cytochrome c reductase cytochrome b/c subunit, with protein MAKQDKDATFVGDSRVSAKRIPNISPSYSDFPGKTEAFWPNFLLKEWMVAAVCLVGFLVLTVSHPSPLTDKANPNDTSFVPLPDWYFLFLYQMLKYPWASGDWVVLGTIIIPGIAFGALMLAPWLDTSKERRPSRRPVATGLMLTALVGVFYLTWAADHEHSLNHAASKAGGEHGGGGGSSATAPAPADSSFTADAVWKAQSSCMGCHGKNMEGGMGPNLQKIGSKYDATQIADIIHNGKPPAMPGGMIKDEAEIKKLAEYMASLK; from the coding sequence ATGGCTAAACAAGACAAAGATGCTACCTTCGTCGGAGACTCACGGGTATCGGCGAAGCGCATCCCTAACATTTCTCCATCGTACTCTGACTTCCCAGGAAAGACGGAAGCATTCTGGCCGAACTTCCTGTTGAAAGAGTGGATGGTGGCAGCTGTTTGCCTGGTTGGATTCCTCGTGCTGACGGTTTCTCATCCGTCGCCGTTGACTGACAAGGCAAACCCGAATGATACGTCATTCGTTCCGTTGCCTGACTGGTACTTCCTGTTCCTGTACCAAATGCTGAAATATCCTTGGGCTTCTGGTGATTGGGTAGTCCTGGGTACCATCATCATTCCTGGTATCGCTTTTGGTGCACTGATGCTGGCTCCTTGGTTGGATACCAGCAAAGAACGCCGTCCAAGCAGACGCCCGGTAGCAACAGGCTTGATGCTGACTGCACTGGTAGGCGTATTCTATCTGACTTGGGCTGCGGACCACGAGCATTCCCTCAATCATGCTGCGAGTAAAGCTGGCGGAGAACATGGTGGAGGTGGAGGATCCAGTGCGACTGCTCCTGCACCTGCTGATTCCAGCTTCACTGCTGACGCTGTTTGGAAAGCGCAATCAAGCTGCATGGGTTGCCATGGCAAGAACATGGAAGGCGGCATGGGGCCAAACCTTCAAAAAATCGGTAGCAAATACGATGCCACTCAGATTGCCGACATCATCCATAACGGAAAACCACCTGCAATGCCAGGCGGTATGATTAAAGATGAAGCGGAAATCAAAAAGCTGGCTGAATACATGGCAAGCTTGAAATAA
- a CDS encoding DUF1405 domain-containing protein, whose translation MIWIWEWIRHSLKKRWFLWTLFVVNLLGTIYGFIWYGNQLAETPAFLTPFVPDSPTGSGLFTLVLLTYLLGRHIPVLEALAGITNFKYGVWAVCIILAGWMMGNEVRWTDVMLIISHSGMAVESVLYARFYKLSLLPVGIAALWTLNNDFLDYVMNIHPWLPSVLDPYEGFVGLFTVLLSLISISVIWFINSKYTINKV comes from the coding sequence ATGATCTGGATATGGGAGTGGATCAGGCATTCGTTGAAGAAAAGATGGTTTCTATGGACGCTATTTGTCGTCAATCTGCTCGGTACCATATACGGATTTATCTGGTATGGAAATCAATTAGCAGAGACGCCTGCGTTCTTAACACCTTTTGTTCCGGATAGCCCGACAGGTAGCGGACTCTTTACGCTGGTTCTTCTTACCTATTTGTTGGGTCGCCACATTCCTGTACTGGAAGCTTTGGCTGGCATAACCAATTTTAAATATGGTGTATGGGCGGTCTGCATTATCTTAGCTGGATGGATGATGGGGAATGAAGTGCGTTGGACGGACGTAATGTTGATCATCTCGCATTCAGGGATGGCTGTGGAATCAGTCTTGTATGCAAGATTTTACAAGCTGAGTCTGCTACCAGTGGGAATCGCGGCATTGTGGACCCTGAATAACGACTTTCTTGATTACGTAATGAACATCCATCCGTGGTTGCCGAGTGTACTCGATCCATACGAAGGGTTTGTTGGTTTGTTTACTGTCTTGCTCAGCTTGATTTCCATATCCGTCATTTGGTTTATAAATAGCAAGTATACGATAAACAAGGTCTAA
- a CDS encoding sporulation protein YpjB, translating to MKKNIRYLLFFLGVGLFLSWPIHNLYSKLDQPIEEKQLAALDQVAHELLTNVKKGDIENAQKRIVQLAEQFPNQHLPIPIRIESLNAVTQSILAAKQSFASTNVSEQQLLWHATQVRVAIDALTHVHQPMWRSYYPSIATQVQNLQQSAVERNFTQFREQFDENYRLYLAIKPAMSIQLPEGQMSSISASYNVISKEMRNSQMDWQLVREALRDLNGSMQAAFVGEEKSTFALLMMRPDSPMVMIVSVGIALLIALSYVAWKKYDGQIRSA from the coding sequence TTGAAGAAAAACATCCGCTATTTGTTATTTTTCTTAGGCGTTGGTTTGTTCCTTTCATGGCCGATTCACAATCTCTATTCCAAGCTGGATCAGCCAATTGAAGAAAAGCAGCTGGCTGCACTGGATCAGGTCGCACATGAACTTTTGACGAATGTAAAAAAAGGGGACATCGAGAACGCACAGAAACGGATTGTCCAGCTGGCGGAGCAGTTCCCGAATCAGCACTTGCCAATCCCTATTCGGATCGAAAGCCTAAATGCGGTCACCCAGTCTATCCTCGCTGCAAAACAAAGCTTTGCCTCAACCAATGTGAGCGAACAGCAGCTTCTGTGGCACGCGACACAGGTGCGAGTAGCCATAGACGCACTGACGCACGTGCATCAACCAATGTGGAGAAGTTACTATCCTTCGATTGCGACACAGGTGCAAAATTTGCAGCAATCTGCCGTCGAACGCAATTTTACACAGTTCCGCGAACAGTTTGATGAAAACTATCGATTGTATCTGGCAATCAAACCGGCGATGAGCATTCAGCTTCCGGAAGGGCAGATGTCGTCTATCTCGGCCTCCTATAATGTCATCTCCAAGGAAATGCGCAATTCACAGATGGATTGGCAATTGGTAAGGGAAGCTTTGCGTGACCTGAATGGCTCCATGCAGGCCGCGTTCGTCGGAGAAGAGAAGAGCACATTTGCACTGCTAATGATGCGTCCGGATTCCCCGATGGTCATGATTGTATCTGTCGGAATTGCGCTTTTGATTGCGTTGTCGTATGTAGCATGGAAGAAGTACGATGGGCAAATTCGTTCGGCATAA
- a CDS encoding YitT family protein, whose amino-acid sequence MNVRLKSIIAIIIGSAVMGFGINSFNIPNHLAEGGITGISILIKLLFPVVDQGVVFLVLNIPLFILGWKILGRTSFFYTILGTVSLSVFLSVFDKVLPLPMNDRLLASLYAGVAVGVGLGIIFRYGGTTGGVDIIARLLQKHMGVSMGRTLFLGDILVIGASLFYLNLESAMYTLVVVFIAARVIDFFQDGAYAGKALTIISEHTEEICKQILELGRGVTLLSGKGAFSGADKQVIYVVVSRNEVMRFKNIVQEVDPHAFVIVNDVHEVLGEGFTLDENKQPIQN is encoded by the coding sequence ATGAATGTACGTCTCAAGAGCATCATTGCCATCATCATCGGTTCTGCAGTCATGGGTTTCGGCATCAACTCGTTTAACATTCCCAATCACCTTGCAGAAGGCGGAATTACGGGTATCAGCATTCTAATCAAATTGCTGTTTCCGGTCGTGGATCAAGGGGTTGTGTTCTTAGTATTGAACATTCCATTGTTTATCTTAGGATGGAAAATCCTTGGTCGGACGTCCTTTTTCTATACCATTCTCGGTACCGTGTCGCTCTCCGTCTTTTTATCGGTCTTTGATAAGGTATTGCCATTACCGATGAATGATCGTCTGTTGGCTTCGCTGTATGCAGGCGTAGCCGTAGGTGTCGGCCTCGGTATCATTTTCCGCTATGGGGGCACAACTGGTGGGGTTGACATTATTGCCCGTCTGCTGCAAAAACACATGGGTGTCAGCATGGGCAGAACCTTGTTCCTGGGAGACATCCTGGTGATTGGAGCATCCTTGTTCTATTTGAATTTGGAGAGCGCGATGTACACTCTCGTCGTCGTCTTTATTGCTGCACGCGTAATCGACTTCTTCCAGGACGGAGCATACGCAGGGAAAGCCCTTACGATCATTTCCGAGCACACGGAAGAGATCTGCAAGCAAATCCTTGAGCTGGGCCGCGGTGTGACCTTACTTTCAGGCAAAGGCGCGTTTTCGGGAGCGGATAAGCAAGTGATTTATGTAGTCGTCAGCCGAAATGAAGTCATGCGCTTCAAAAATATCGTCCAGGAAGTAGACCCGCATGCCTTTGTCATCGTTAATGATGTGCATGAAGTGCTGGGAGAAGGCTTTACACTCGATGAAAATAAGCAGCCGATTCAAAACTAA
- a CDS encoding nucleotide pyrophosphohydrolase, whose product MERQKTMQEMQQEVDKYISQFKEGYFSPLSMMARMTEEVGELAREINHFYGEKPKKRDEGEKTVEEELGDVLFIVICFANSLGIDMQEAFDRIMHKFNTRDKDRWTRIEESQS is encoded by the coding sequence ATGGAACGGCAAAAGACCATGCAGGAAATGCAGCAGGAAGTGGACAAATACATATCGCAATTTAAAGAGGGCTATTTTTCACCGCTCTCCATGATGGCACGGATGACCGAAGAAGTAGGTGAACTAGCCAGAGAAATAAACCACTTCTATGGCGAAAAGCCGAAAAAACGCGACGAGGGCGAAAAAACGGTAGAAGAAGAGCTGGGAGATGTGCTTTTCATTGTGATCTGTTTTGCCAATTCCCTCGGCATTGATATGCAAGAAGCGTTTGATCGTATTATGCACAAATTTAACACACGCGATAAAGATCGCTGGACGAGAATAGAGGAGAGTCAGTCATGA
- the dapB gene encoding 4-hydroxy-tetrahydrodipicolinate reductase — MEKQIRVAVAGANGRMGQEVVKMLGEDTQSVYTGNLDTRGDDESIRLQLEVMKPDVLVDFTTPHSVYRHMEICLKYGVRPVVGTTGLTPEQLQEMTERYQDAGLGAIIAPNFAIGAILCMKFSAMAAKYMPHVEIIELHHDRKLDAPSGTALKTAEMIAAVREDLKQGHPEEKETIPGARGAEYEGFRIHSVRLPGMVAHQEVLFGAVGQTLSIRHDSINRESFMPGVNMAVKAVVNMNSLIYGLEHLID; from the coding sequence ATGGAAAAACAGATTCGTGTGGCAGTAGCGGGCGCGAACGGCCGAATGGGCCAGGAAGTTGTGAAAATGCTGGGGGAAGATACTCAGTCAGTCTATACGGGGAATCTGGACACCAGAGGAGACGACGAGTCCATCCGTCTGCAGCTAGAAGTGATGAAGCCAGATGTCCTCGTGGATTTTACGACGCCGCATAGCGTATATCGCCACATGGAAATTTGTTTGAAATACGGAGTACGCCCAGTAGTGGGCACGACTGGTTTGACACCAGAACAGCTGCAGGAAATGACAGAACGTTATCAGGACGCCGGGCTGGGAGCAATCATTGCCCCTAACTTTGCGATCGGTGCCATTCTGTGTATGAAGTTTTCCGCGATGGCAGCAAAGTACATGCCACATGTGGAAATTATTGAGCTGCACCACGACCGCAAGCTTGACGCGCCAAGTGGGACCGCCCTGAAAACAGCGGAAATGATTGCAGCTGTACGGGAAGATCTCAAGCAAGGACATCCCGAAGAAAAGGAAACCATTCCTGGTGCCCGTGGAGCGGAGTACGAAGGCTTCCGTATTCACAGTGTTCGACTTCCCGGAATGGTTGCCCATCAGGAAGTATTGTTTGGCGCGGTAGGGCAGACCTTGTCCATTCGCCACGATTCCATCAATCGCGAATCCTTCATGCCTGGCGTCAACATGGCCGTAAAAGCTGTGGTGAACATGAATAGTCTGATTTACGGTTTGGAACATTTGATTGATTAA
- the mgsA gene encoding methylglyoxal synthase, producing the protein MKIALIAHDRKKEEIVQLAMAYESILSQHVLFATGTTGLRIMEATSLSVSRVLSGPLGGDQQIGAMIARNEMDLIIFLRDPLTSQPHEPDIMALLRLCDVHKIPFATNLGTAEILLKALERGELDWRDVVHKEKE; encoded by the coding sequence GTGAAAATTGCTTTAATAGCCCACGATCGGAAAAAGGAAGAGATTGTTCAACTGGCGATGGCCTACGAATCGATCTTGTCCCAGCATGTCCTTTTTGCCACTGGTACGACAGGCCTTCGAATCATGGAAGCGACGTCGTTGTCTGTCAGCCGTGTTCTCTCCGGGCCACTTGGCGGTGATCAGCAGATCGGTGCCATGATCGCCCGTAATGAAATGGATCTCATCATCTTTTTGCGAGATCCTTTGACGTCCCAGCCCCATGAGCCGGACATTATGGCTTTGCTCAGACTGTGCGACGTTCATAAAATTCCATTTGCCACGAACCTTGGTACAGCGGAAATCTTGTTAAAAGCATTGGAGCGTGGGGAGCTGGATTGGCGAGACGTGGTACATAAGGAGAAAGAGTAA
- the bshB1 gene encoding bacillithiol biosynthesis deacetylase BshB1, with amino-acid sequence MSALDILAIGAHPDDVEIGAAGSLLLAAKQGKRVGILDLTYAELSSNGDVERRQQEAAAADKVMGVAERFNLGLPDRGLEAVKGEAISRVVDLIRRTRPQIVLAPYYQDRHPDHESVSRIVREAIFNSGIRKYQPDESHPAYRPSQFLYYFINSTVTPQVVVDITSVYTEKMEVLRCYRSQFELEEGSVTTPLTNGYLESVEYRERLFGQQAGVTYAEGFMSATPYVLANL; translated from the coding sequence ATGAGTGCACTCGATATATTGGCGATTGGCGCACACCCGGATGATGTAGAGATCGGAGCAGCTGGCAGCTTGTTGCTGGCTGCCAAACAAGGCAAGCGCGTCGGCATCTTGGATCTGACATATGCTGAGCTGTCATCCAATGGAGATGTAGAACGTCGCCAACAAGAAGCAGCGGCTGCAGACAAAGTGATGGGTGTTGCAGAACGTTTTAATTTAGGCTTGCCCGATCGTGGATTGGAAGCAGTCAAAGGCGAGGCAATCAGTCGGGTAGTTGACCTGATTCGACGTACCCGCCCGCAAATCGTATTGGCTCCTTACTATCAGGACCGCCATCCCGATCATGAGAGTGTCAGCAGGATCGTCCGTGAAGCGATTTTTAATTCTGGCATTCGCAAGTATCAACCAGATGAGTCTCATCCAGCTTACCGCCCTAGTCAATTTCTTTATTACTTTATTAATTCTACTGTCACTCCACAAGTAGTAGTTGATATCACCTCCGTTTACACAGAAAAAATGGAGGTCTTGCGGTGTTATCGCAGCCAGTTTGAACTGGAAGAAGGCAGTGTAACGACGCCGCTTACAAACGGGTATTTGGAAAGTGTCGAGTATCGCGAGCGTCTATTTGGCCAGCAAGCTGGAGTCACCTATGCAGAAGGTTTTATGAGTGCTACGCCTTATGTATTGGCCAACCTGTAA
- the bshA gene encoding N-acetyl-alpha-D-glucosaminyl L-malate synthase BshA, protein MNIGITCYPSLGGSGVVATELGKLLAERGHQVHFITSGMPFRLGAFHPNIFYHEVEVNNYDVFKYAPYDLTLANRMAQVAQNEKLDLLHVHYAVPHALCAFLAKQMVGDHLKIMTTLHGTDITVLGYDSNLSDMIRFGIERSDLVTAVSKDLIRQTKELLHVEKEIVPVYNFVDKRRYYPKDVRELKKKFAPNGEKILMHISNFRPVKRVPDVIEIFAKVREAVPSRLILIGEGPEMGVVRKMIAEKELTDDVCFLGKQEDVAEVLSLADVMLLPSEKESFGLVALEAMACGVPVVASVAGGIPEVVLDGVTGYLRPIGDVEGMAEETICLLQNKALYEKLSKNSIERSCETFCHETIASQYEALYEQLLKVDGERR, encoded by the coding sequence ATGAACATCGGGATCACCTGCTACCCGTCATTAGGAGGATCGGGCGTCGTTGCCACTGAATTAGGCAAATTGTTGGCGGAGCGAGGCCACCAGGTGCATTTTATCACCTCAGGGATGCCGTTTCGCCTAGGCGCATTTCATCCAAACATCTTTTATCATGAAGTAGAAGTGAATAACTATGATGTATTTAAATACGCACCGTACGATCTGACGCTGGCAAACCGAATGGCTCAGGTCGCTCAAAATGAAAAACTGGATTTGTTACACGTCCATTATGCTGTACCACACGCGCTGTGCGCCTTCCTGGCAAAGCAGATGGTCGGTGATCATCTCAAGATTATGACGACCCTGCACGGAACAGACATCACGGTACTGGGGTATGACTCCAATCTGAGTGATATGATTCGCTTTGGCATTGAGCGTAGTGATCTCGTGACTGCCGTATCCAAAGATTTGATTCGCCAAACAAAAGAATTGCTCCATGTGGAAAAAGAAATTGTGCCGGTATACAACTTTGTAGATAAAAGACGTTATTATCCTAAAGATGTACGAGAGTTGAAGAAAAAGTTTGCTCCGAACGGCGAAAAAATCCTCATGCACATTTCCAACTTCCGACCAGTCAAACGAGTGCCAGATGTGATCGAGATCTTTGCCAAGGTACGCGAAGCGGTTCCGTCTCGATTGATTCTAATTGGAGAAGGACCGGAGATGGGTGTCGTACGCAAGATGATCGCAGAGAAAGAATTGACGGATGATGTCTGTTTCTTAGGTAAGCAAGAGGACGTGGCGGAAGTGCTATCTTTGGCAGATGTCATGCTGTTGCCTTCCGAAAAGGAAAGCTTTGGCCTGGTAGCTCTGGAAGCAATGGCTTGTGGAGTCCCCGTGGTTGCTTCTGTTGCGGGTGGAATTCCGGAAGTCGTCCTGGATGGTGTTACCGGCTATTTGCGTCCCATTGGTGATGTAGAGGGAATGGCGGAGGAAACCATTTGTTTATTGCAAAACAAAGCGCTGTACGAGAAACTCTCCAAAAACAGCATTGAACGATCTTGCGAAACATTTTGCCATGAAACGATTGCTTCCCAATACGAAGCACTCTATGAACAACTTCTCAAAGTAGACGGAGAGCGCAGGTAG
- a CDS encoding CCA tRNA nucleotidyltransferase — protein sequence MRKELAITVLQTLETNGFEAYFVGGCVRDWLLGRPVHDIDICTNAHPGDVIRLFPDHVPTGIKHGTVSVKKDGYLFEVTTYRTEGKYEDYRRPSDVQFVNELRLDLERRDFTMNAMAMDLQNELEDPFNGRGDLSERLVRAVGVPAERFQEDALRLLRAVRFAAQLGFAIEPKTLAAMKVTAPYLSHIAVERVREELNKTLDSQAPQTGCRLLIETKLFAYSPLLERLFEQAGAQAWRLVQLGSLSQKWSMLFYAADFDEEATRQVCAQLRMSKRETEAISTFVGILERINPEWDAPHELEWGPILLEVGWDTCRELAQIIQACWWTKHDEQFFESLQMEYEKMPVKSVKELAVTGLDLQVALQKKPGEWIWRVLNSLLSQTALHGLPNTQEALIEVAKKEVARDEH from the coding sequence ATGCGAAAAGAATTGGCGATCACCGTGCTGCAAACATTGGAGACAAATGGCTTTGAAGCCTATTTTGTCGGTGGTTGCGTCCGCGATTGGCTGCTCGGAAGACCCGTGCACGATATAGATATATGTACGAATGCCCATCCTGGCGACGTGATTCGTCTCTTTCCCGACCATGTTCCGACAGGGATCAAACACGGGACGGTTTCTGTGAAAAAAGACGGTTATTTATTCGAAGTGACGACGTATCGGACGGAAGGAAAGTATGAGGATTATCGCCGTCCGAGCGATGTCCAGTTTGTCAACGAATTGAGGCTTGACCTGGAACGACGAGACTTTACCATGAATGCGATGGCAATGGACCTCCAAAATGAGCTAGAGGATCCATTTAATGGGCGAGGGGATTTGTCAGAGCGTCTCGTACGTGCGGTAGGCGTCCCAGCTGAGAGGTTTCAGGAGGATGCCTTGCGATTGCTTCGGGCAGTCCGCTTTGCCGCGCAGCTCGGCTTTGCAATCGAGCCTAAGACGCTGGCTGCGATGAAAGTAACAGCACCGTACCTGTCGCACATTGCCGTTGAAAGGGTAAGAGAAGAGCTGAACAAGACTCTGGACAGTCAAGCGCCACAAACAGGCTGCCGCTTGTTGATCGAAACGAAGCTTTTCGCTTATTCACCACTTTTGGAGCGACTGTTTGAACAAGCTGGTGCTCAAGCGTGGAGACTAGTCCAGCTGGGTTCGTTATCGCAGAAATGGTCCATGCTGTTTTACGCGGCTGATTTTGACGAAGAAGCTACTCGTCAGGTGTGTGCTCAGCTGCGCATGTCCAAACGGGAGACAGAAGCAATCTCCACATTCGTCGGTATCTTGGAGAGAATCAATCCGGAATGGGATGCTCCTCACGAATTGGAGTGGGGACCGATTCTGCTGGAAGTGGGCTGGGATACATGTCGAGAGCTGGCTCAAATCATACAGGCGTGCTGGTGGACCAAACATGACGAACAGTTCTTCGAGAGTCTCCAAATGGAGTATGAAAAAATGCCGGTCAAGTCTGTGAAAGAGCTTGCGGTGACCGGCTTAGATTTACAGGTAGCCCTGCAGAAAAAACCAGGAGAATGGATTTGGCGAGTGTTGAATAGCTTGTTGTCTCAAACGGCCCTGCATGGATTACCGAATACTCAGGAAGCCTTGATCGAGGTAGCGAAGAAAGAGGTTGCAAGAGATGAACATTAA